One stretch of Bradyrhizobium canariense DNA includes these proteins:
- a CDS encoding HAMP domain-containing protein → MSDLDPGEVSPPLRPVPKRKSGTNPEADSRQDLLHALQAMRSGDFSVRMSGDYLGIEGKIADTFNEIIAANQRMAQQLERVGQVVGREGKTRQRVKFGLASGSWADMEGSVNTLIDDLLWPTREVTRAVAAVAQGDLLQTVQLDVDGRPLGGEFLQSANIVNTMIKQLSVFTSEVTRVAREVGTEGKLGGQAQVPEVTGVWKDLTESVNSMANNLTGQVRNIAEVTIAVANGDLSKKITVDVRGEILQLKEAINTMVDQLRSFASEVTRVAREVGTDGKLGGQAIVPGVAGTWKDLTDSVNAMCGNLTAQVRNIANVTTAVARGDLSRKITVDVRGEILELKDTINTMVDQLNSFASEVTRVAREVGTEGKLGGQAQVPGVAGTWKDLTDNVNFMASNLTAQVRNIADVATAIAGGDLSKKITVNVSGEILQLKETLNTMVDQLNAFAGEVTRVAREVGTEGRLGGQANVLGVAGTWKDLTESVNSMASNLTAQVRNIAEVTTAVANGDLSKKITVDVRGEILELKDTINTMVDQLNAFAGEVTRVAREVGTEGKLGGQALVRGVAGTWKDLTDSVNSMASNLTGQVRNIAEVATAVAKGDLSKKITVNVSGEILQLKETLNTMVDQLNAFAGEVTRVAREVGTDGKLGGQAEVPGVAGTWKDLTDSVNSMAGNLTAQVRNIAEVATAIAGGDLSRKITVDVRGEILQLKETLNTMVDQLNRFAGEVTRVAREVGTEGRLGGQANVPGVAGTWKDLTDNVNSMAGNLTGQVRNIAEVTTAVAKGDLSKKITVDVKGEILELKNTVNTMVDQLNAFASEVTRVAREVGTEGKLGGQAEVPEVAGTWKDLTDNVNFMASNLTAQVRNIAEVATAIAGGDLSKKITVDVRGEILLLKDTLNTMVEQLRSFAAEVTRVAREVGTEGRLGGQAVVPGVGGTWKDLTDNVNLLAANLTTQVRNIAEVTTAVARGDLSRKITVDVKGEILELKNTINTMVDQLNAFAGEVTRVAREVGTEGKLGGQAQVPGVAGTWKDLTDTVNFMAANLTEQVRGIVKVVTAVANGDLKQNLTVKSKGEVAALADTINNMTETLATFADQVTSVAREVGVEGRLGGQANVPGAAGTWKDLTGNVNLLAANLTSQVRAIAEVATAVTKGDLTRSIQVDARGEVAELKDNINTMIGNLKLTTDVNTEQDWLKTNLAKFTNMLQGQRDLTTVGRLLLTELTPLVNAHMGVIYQVENEESPQLRLLSAYAGDGIYPHQPIVQFGEGLIGQCAMDKRQRLVLDIPSDAVPISSALLRMVPKNLVVLPVLFETQVKAVIELATVSAFTTSQMTFLEQLTDSIGIVLNSIEATMQTEGLLKQSQQLAGELQTQQRELQQTNEQLEQKAQQLAERNVEVERKNQEIEQARRALEEKATELSLTSKYKSEFLANMSHELRTPLNSILILGQQLTENPDGNLTGKQVEFARTIHGAGTDLLNLISDILDLSKIESGTVTVDAEEILTSSLLDTVGRPFRHEAENRQLSFNVELDPNLARSIVTDSKRLQQVLKNLLSNAFKFTAEGGVRLKVSAALGGWSAEHPVLNTAPAVIAFEVTDTGIGIPSEKQKLIFEAFQQADAGTSRKYGGTGLGLAISRELASLLGGEIHLHSAPGKGSTFTLYLPLKYSGPTVAPRSNATSQYSIVPALQVATQERVIEQLPDDRLNLEPGDTILLIVEDDPHYARVLIDLAHDKGFKVLVAARGAEALDLAKQFQPAAVSLDVFLPDMLGWTVLSQLKHNPLTRHIPVQIITLDEDRQHALARGAFSFVNKPTTTEGVSAALSQIKEYARPRRKRLLIVEDNAAEQMSIRELLDHDDIEIVTTDTGAGALSALRSDPCDCVVLDLRLPDMSGFEVLDQIRKDDGLSNVPVVVFTGRELSAEEDAELHTMARSIVVKGVESPERLLDETSLFLHRVITELPIEKQRMLEKLNSSDEDLIGKTALLVDDDARNIFALSSVLERRGMKVLTATTGSEAVALVGSNPEIAIVLMDIMMPQMDGYQTMGVIRQNPSFSRLPIIALTAKAMKGDREKCLEAGASDYLAKPVNTEQLLLAIRMWLHR, encoded by the coding sequence ATGAGCGATCTTGATCCCGGAGAAGTATCACCGCCTCTCCGTCCGGTCCCCAAACGCAAGTCCGGCACGAATCCGGAAGCGGACTCGCGACAAGATTTGCTGCACGCGCTTCAGGCGATGCGCAGCGGGGATTTTTCAGTCCGGATGAGTGGCGACTATCTCGGGATCGAAGGAAAGATCGCCGATACTTTCAACGAAATCATCGCCGCCAATCAGCGCATGGCGCAGCAGCTCGAGCGCGTCGGCCAGGTTGTCGGCCGCGAGGGAAAAACGCGGCAGCGCGTCAAGTTCGGGTTAGCCAGCGGTTCATGGGCCGACATGGAAGGCTCGGTGAACACATTGATCGACGACCTGCTCTGGCCGACGCGCGAAGTGACGCGCGCCGTCGCGGCTGTTGCGCAGGGCGACCTTTTGCAAACCGTGCAACTGGATGTCGACGGCCGCCCGCTGGGCGGCGAATTTCTGCAGTCCGCCAATATCGTCAACACGATGATCAAGCAGCTCAGCGTGTTTACATCCGAGGTGACGCGCGTCGCGCGCGAAGTCGGCACCGAAGGCAAACTGGGCGGCCAGGCCCAGGTGCCGGAGGTGACCGGCGTGTGGAAGGATTTGACCGAGAGCGTCAACTCCATGGCCAACAATTTGACCGGCCAGGTGCGCAATATCGCCGAAGTTACCATTGCCGTTGCCAATGGCGACCTCTCCAAGAAGATCACGGTGGACGTTCGCGGCGAAATTCTGCAGCTGAAAGAAGCCATCAATACCATGGTGGACCAGCTTCGCTCGTTCGCCTCCGAAGTCACCCGCGTCGCGCGTGAGGTCGGCACCGACGGCAAGCTTGGCGGTCAGGCGATCGTGCCCGGAGTCGCCGGCACCTGGAAAGACCTTACCGACTCCGTGAATGCGATGTGCGGCAACCTGACGGCCCAGGTGCGCAATATTGCCAACGTGACCACCGCTGTTGCCCGCGGTGATCTCTCGCGCAAGATCACAGTGGACGTACGCGGCGAAATTCTGGAATTGAAAGACACCATCAATACGATGGTCGATCAGCTCAACTCGTTCGCATCCGAAGTGACCCGCGTCGCCCGCGAAGTCGGCACCGAAGGCAAGCTCGGCGGTCAGGCCCAGGTCCCCGGCGTCGCCGGCACTTGGAAGGACCTCACCGACAACGTCAACTTCATGGCCTCCAACCTGACGGCCCAGGTCCGCAATATCGCCGACGTCGCGACCGCGATCGCAGGCGGCGACCTTTCCAAGAAGATTACGGTGAACGTGTCAGGCGAAATCCTTCAATTGAAGGAAACGCTGAACACGATGGTGGACCAGCTTAACGCCTTCGCCGGCGAGGTGACGCGCGTGGCGCGCGAGGTCGGCACCGAAGGACGGTTGGGCGGTCAGGCGAACGTGCTGGGTGTCGCCGGCACCTGGAAGGATTTGACCGAGAGTGTGAACTCGATGGCAAGCAACCTGACGGCTCAGGTCCGCAATATCGCCGAAGTCACGACCGCTGTCGCCAATGGCGACCTGTCGAAGAAGATCACGGTGGACGTCCGCGGCGAGATTCTGGAGCTGAAAGACACCATCAACACCATGGTCGACCAGCTCAACGCGTTTGCCGGCGAAGTCACCCGCGTGGCGCGGGAGGTCGGTACCGAAGGCAAGCTGGGCGGTCAGGCGCTGGTGCGCGGCGTCGCCGGCACCTGGAAAGATTTGACCGACAGCGTGAACTCGATGGCAAGCAACCTGACCGGCCAGGTCAGGAACATCGCCGAGGTGGCAACCGCCGTGGCGAAGGGCGACCTGTCGAAAAAGATCACGGTGAACGTATCAGGCGAAATCCTTCAGTTGAAGGAAACGTTGAACACGATGGTCGACCAGCTCAACGCCTTCGCCGGCGAAGTGACGCGCGTCGCGCGCGAGGTCGGCACCGACGGCAAGCTCGGCGGTCAGGCTGAAGTGCCCGGCGTGGCCGGTACCTGGAAGGACCTCACCGACAGCGTCAATTCGATGGCCGGCAATCTGACGGCCCAGGTCCGCAACATCGCCGAGGTGGCCACCGCGATCGCCGGCGGCGACCTGTCGCGCAAGATCACCGTGGACGTGCGCGGCGAGATCCTGCAGCTCAAGGAAACGCTGAACACGATGGTCGACCAGCTCAACCGGTTCGCCGGTGAGGTGACGCGCGTGGCGCGCGAGGTCGGCACCGAAGGACGCCTGGGCGGCCAGGCCAACGTCCCCGGCGTCGCCGGGACCTGGAAGGATCTGACCGACAACGTGAACTCGATGGCCGGCAACCTCACCGGCCAGGTTCGCAACATCGCCGAAGTGACCACGGCGGTGGCGAAAGGCGATCTTTCCAAGAAGATCACGGTGGACGTGAAGGGTGAAATCCTCGAACTGAAGAACACCGTCAACACGATGGTCGACCAGCTCAATGCGTTTGCCTCGGAAGTGACGCGCGTGGCGCGCGAGGTCGGCACCGAAGGCAAGCTCGGCGGTCAGGCCGAAGTGCCTGAAGTCGCCGGCACCTGGAAGGACCTCACCGACAACGTCAACTTCATGGCCTCGAACCTGACCGCTCAGGTCCGCAACATCGCCGAAGTCGCAACCGCAATCGCCGGCGGTGACCTGTCCAAGAAGATCACGGTCGACGTGCGCGGCGAAATCCTGCTGCTCAAGGATACGCTCAACACCATGGTCGAGCAGCTTCGCTCCTTCGCGGCCGAAGTGACGCGCGTGGCGCGCGAGGTCGGTACCGAAGGCCGGCTCGGCGGCCAGGCGGTGGTGCCGGGCGTCGGCGGTACCTGGAAAGACCTGACCGATAACGTCAACCTGCTCGCGGCCAACCTCACCACTCAGGTCCGCAACATTGCGGAAGTCACGACGGCCGTGGCCCGTGGCGATCTCTCGCGCAAGATCACGGTCGATGTAAAAGGCGAAATTCTCGAACTGAAAAACACCATCAACACGATGGTCGACCAGCTCAATGCCTTCGCCGGCGAAGTGACGCGCGTGGCGCGCGAAGTCGGCACCGAAGGCAAGCTCGGCGGCCAGGCGCAGGTCCCCGGCGTCGCCGGAACCTGGAAGGACCTGACCGATACCGTGAACTTCATGGCCGCTAACCTGACCGAGCAGGTGCGCGGCATCGTCAAGGTGGTGACCGCCGTCGCCAATGGCGACTTGAAGCAGAACTTGACGGTGAAATCGAAGGGCGAAGTCGCAGCGCTCGCCGACACCATCAATAACATGACGGAAACGCTGGCGACGTTCGCCGACCAAGTCACCAGCGTCGCCCGCGAAGTCGGCGTCGAAGGCCGGCTCGGCGGTCAGGCCAACGTGCCCGGCGCAGCCGGTACATGGAAAGACTTGACCGGCAACGTCAACCTGCTCGCCGCCAATTTGACATCGCAGGTGCGCGCGATCGCCGAGGTGGCGACCGCCGTTACCAAGGGCGACCTCACCCGCTCGATCCAAGTCGACGCCAGAGGCGAAGTGGCGGAGCTCAAAGACAACATCAATACGATGATCGGCAATCTGAAGCTCACGACCGACGTCAACACCGAGCAGGATTGGTTGAAGACGAACCTCGCCAAATTCACCAATATGCTTCAGGGCCAGCGCGATCTCACCACGGTCGGCCGATTGCTTTTGACCGAGCTGACGCCGCTGGTGAACGCGCATATGGGCGTAATCTATCAGGTCGAAAACGAAGAAAGCCCGCAATTGCGATTGCTGTCGGCTTATGCCGGCGACGGTATCTACCCGCATCAGCCGATCGTGCAATTCGGCGAAGGCCTGATCGGGCAATGCGCGATGGACAAGCGCCAGCGGCTGGTGTTGGACATCCCGTCTGATGCAGTGCCGATCAGTTCCGCACTCTTGCGCATGGTGCCGAAAAACCTCGTGGTGCTGCCGGTGCTGTTCGAGACACAGGTCAAGGCCGTCATCGAACTCGCGACCGTCAGCGCGTTCACGACCTCGCAGATGACCTTTCTCGAGCAGCTCACCGACAGCATCGGCATCGTGCTGAACAGTATCGAGGCCACGATGCAGACCGAGGGACTTTTGAAGCAGTCCCAGCAGCTCGCCGGCGAGTTGCAGACCCAACAGCGAGAGCTGCAACAGACCAACGAGCAGCTTGAGCAAAAGGCCCAGCAGCTTGCCGAACGCAACGTCGAAGTGGAGCGGAAGAACCAGGAGATCGAGCAAGCCCGGCGTGCGCTCGAGGAGAAGGCGACCGAGCTTTCACTGACGTCGAAATACAAATCCGAGTTCCTGGCGAACATGTCGCATGAGCTGCGCACGCCGCTCAACAGTATATTGATCCTGGGTCAGCAGCTCACCGAAAATCCGGATGGCAACCTGACGGGCAAGCAGGTTGAATTTGCCCGAACCATCCATGGCGCAGGCACTGACTTGCTCAATTTGATCAGCGACATTCTTGATCTGTCCAAGATTGAATCGGGTACCGTGACGGTAGACGCGGAAGAAATCCTCACCTCCAGTCTTCTGGACACCGTCGGACGCCCGTTCCGACATGAGGCGGAAAACCGTCAACTGTCATTCAACGTCGAACTCGACCCCAACCTTGCGCGCAGCATCGTCACTGATTCCAAGCGGTTGCAGCAGGTCCTGAAGAATCTACTGTCGAACGCATTCAAGTTCACCGCCGAGGGCGGCGTACGCCTCAAGGTCTCTGCCGCCCTCGGGGGCTGGAGCGCCGAACATCCCGTTCTCAACACGGCGCCGGCGGTTATTGCCTTCGAGGTGACCGACACCGGTATCGGCATCCCCTCGGAGAAGCAGAAGCTGATCTTCGAGGCGTTCCAGCAGGCGGATGCAGGCACCAGCCGAAAATACGGCGGCACGGGCCTCGGCCTTGCCATCAGTCGCGAGCTTGCCAGCCTGCTCGGCGGCGAAATCCACCTCCACAGCGCGCCCGGCAAAGGCAGTACTTTTACGCTTTATTTGCCGCTGAAATATTCCGGGCCGACGGTGGCGCCGCGCTCTAATGCCACGTCGCAATACAGCATCGTGCCGGCATTGCAGGTTGCGACCCAGGAACGGGTGATCGAACAGTTGCCGGACGACCGGCTGAATCTGGAGCCCGGCGATACCATTCTTTTGATCGTCGAGGACGACCCGCATTATGCGCGGGTCTTGATCGATCTGGCTCACGACAAAGGCTTTAAGGTGCTCGTCGCGGCTCGCGGCGCCGAGGCGCTGGATCTGGCCAAGCAGTTCCAGCCGGCCGCGGTCTCGCTCGATGTTTTCCTGCCCGATATGCTGGGCTGGACGGTGCTGAGCCAGTTGAAGCACAATCCGCTGACGCGACACATCCCGGTCCAGATCATTACGCTGGACGAAGATCGCCAGCACGCATTGGCGCGCGGCGCGTTCTCCTTCGTCAACAAGCCCACGACGACCGAGGGCGTGAGCGCGGCGCTGTCGCAGATCAAGGAATACGCCCGGCCCCGCCGCAAGCGGCTTTTGATTGTCGAAGACAACGCCGCCGAACAAATGAGTATTCGGGAACTTCTCGATCACGACGACATCGAGATCGTCACCACCGATACCGGTGCGGGCGCCCTCTCCGCGCTGCGCAGCGATCCCTGCGACTGCGTCGTGCTGGACCTGCGCCTGCCCGACATGAGCGGATTCGAGGTGCTTGACCAGATCCGCAAGGACGATGGGCTGTCGAACGTGCCAGTCGTCGTCTTTACCGGGCGGGAACTTTCCGCCGAGGAAGATGCGGAACTCCACACCATGGCGCGAAGCATCGTGGTCAAGGGCGTGGAGTCGCCGGAACGTCTGCTCGACGAAACGTCACTGTTTTTGCATCGTGTGATCACGGAATTGCCGATCGAGAAGCAGCGAATGCTGGAAAAGCTGAACAGTTCCGACGAAGACCTGATCGGCAAAACCGCGCTGCTGGTCGACGACGATGCCCGCAACATCTTCGCGCTGAGCAGCGTCCTGGAGCGGCGCGGCATGAAGGTGCTGACCGCCACCACCGGCAGCGAGGCGGTCGCGCTGGTGGGATCGAACCCCGAGATCGCGATCGTGTTGATGGATATCATGATGCCGCAAATGGACGGCTACCAGACCATGGGCGTCATTCGACAAAATCCGTCGTTCAGCCGCCTTCCCATCATCGCGCTTACCGCCAAGGCGATGAAGGGAGACCGGGAGAAATGCCTGGAGGCCGGCGCCTCCGATTATCTGGCCAAACCTGTCAATACCGAGCAACTGCTTCTTGCCATACGCATGTGGCTGCACCGTTGA
- a CDS encoding PRC-barrel domain-containing protein, with protein sequence MTMNENETGSLIGSDKVEGTAVYGSDDSKIGSIERVMIDKVSGRVSYAVLGFGGFLGLGNDHYPLPWQSLKYDTRLGGYVTGVTEKQLRAAPKYGNDADWNWGDVTRNRALDDYYGVPIA encoded by the coding sequence ATGACGATGAATGAAAACGAGACCGGAAGCTTGATCGGAAGCGACAAGGTTGAGGGCACCGCGGTTTACGGATCTGATGACAGCAAGATCGGCTCGATCGAACGCGTGATGATCGACAAGGTCAGCGGAAGGGTGTCCTACGCTGTGCTGGGCTTCGGCGGCTTTTTGGGTTTGGGAAACGACCACTATCCGCTGCCGTGGCAATCGCTGAAGTATGACACCCGCCTCGGCGGATACGTTACCGGCGTGACCGAGAAGCAACTTCGCGCCGCACCGAAATACGGCAACGATGCCGATTGGAACTGGGGCGATGTAACGCGTAACCGCGCGCTCGATGATTATTACGGCGTGCCCATCGCCTGA
- a CDS encoding PPC domain-containing DNA-binding protein, producing MKSKSVARGEQRTFVLILDQGEEAFKAIIDFANKENVSGASVSAVGAFAEAKVGWFDLAAKNYRPIAVGEQCEVLSLIGDVAQGDDGKASLHLHAVLGLQDGSVRGGHFLSGSVRPTLEVTITESMAHLRRKKRPDLGIALIDI from the coding sequence ATGAAATCGAAATCCGTCGCGAGAGGCGAGCAGCGGACCTTTGTTCTGATCCTCGATCAGGGAGAGGAGGCGTTCAAAGCCATCATCGACTTCGCCAACAAAGAAAACGTCAGCGGCGCCTCGGTATCGGCGGTGGGTGCCTTTGCCGAAGCTAAGGTCGGATGGTTCGATCTCGCCGCCAAAAACTACAGGCCGATTGCGGTCGGTGAGCAATGCGAGGTCCTTAGCCTCATAGGGGACGTAGCGCAGGGCGACGACGGCAAGGCCAGTCTCCACCTTCACGCTGTGCTCGGCCTGCAAGACGGCTCGGTGCGGGGCGGTCACTTTCTGTCTGGTTCCGTGCGGCCCACGCTCGAAGTCACGATCACGGAATCGATGGCGCATCTGCGCCGGAAGAAACGGCCTGATCTGGGCATTGCCCTGATCGATATCTAA
- a CDS encoding PilZ domain-containing protein: MSKPTKHSKREVRRIRRLSAWITVQGRLNSECQVLDVSKGGAKIVTPTPAAVPDQFQLSFFQGDQPRSCEVIWRHGKVLGVKFAQ; this comes from the coding sequence ATGTCGAAACCGACGAAACACTCCAAGCGAGAGGTTCGGCGGATCCGCCGTTTATCGGCATGGATCACGGTGCAAGGTCGGCTGAACAGTGAGTGCCAGGTTCTCGACGTCTCAAAAGGAGGCGCGAAAATTGTTACGCCGACGCCCGCTGCCGTACCGGATCAATTTCAACTTAGTTTTTTTCAGGGAGATCAACCGCGAAGTTGCGAAGTTATTTGGCGGCATGGCAAGGTGTTAGGCGTCAAGTTCGCTCAGTGA
- a CDS encoding DUF3280 domain-containing protein encodes MARILIGLFGFCALLAVLPSVQARSLRVAIFDFELIDTSLEGATNGPRADETARLARLGEQLRTLVTSSGKLEVIDIAPVRAEAHQASLQACGGCDADFAQKLGAEISITGTVQKVSNLILNINLYARVVATKEPLVAMSVDIRGNTDESWSRGLEYLVRTRLLPSENQDPQ; translated from the coding sequence ATGGCACGCATACTCATTGGGCTATTTGGCTTTTGTGCACTCTTAGCAGTGCTGCCATCTGTGCAGGCGCGCAGCCTGCGAGTTGCCATCTTCGATTTCGAATTGATTGACACGAGCCTTGAAGGGGCGACGAACGGCCCACGGGCCGATGAAACGGCCCGCTTGGCGCGGCTCGGTGAGCAATTGCGCACGCTCGTGACAAGCTCTGGCAAGCTTGAAGTCATCGACATTGCTCCGGTGCGGGCTGAGGCACACCAGGCGAGCCTTCAGGCATGTGGTGGCTGCGACGCCGATTTCGCGCAAAAACTTGGCGCCGAGATTTCGATAACTGGCACCGTGCAGAAAGTTTCGAACCTGATCCTTAACATCAATCTGTATGCCCGAGTCGTGGCAACGAAAGAGCCCTTGGTCGCCATGAGCGTGGACATACGCGGCAACACTGACGAGTCCTGGTCCCGCGGGCTCGAATATCTAGTGCGCACGCGTTTGCTCCCGTCGGAGAACCAAGACCCGCAATAG